In the genome of Acetobacter oryzifermentans, one region contains:
- the apaG gene encoding Co2+/Mg2+ efflux protein ApaG, whose translation MPDWATSPLLQDPEEAMNELFSSLPVYEAVTEHVRVQVQVFWLPDQSEPDEHSYCWAYRIRIGNDGTQPVQLLERTWHITDTAGHTEYVHGSGVVGELPVIQPGALYEYTSGASLTTPGGFMSGHYLMQDKSSGRRFDVSIPAFSLDSPFLLRQIH comes from the coding sequence ATGCCCGACTGGGCCACTTCTCCCCTTTTGCAAGATCCAGAAGAAGCCATGAACGAGCTATTCTCCTCACTGCCCGTCTATGAGGCCGTTACGGAGCATGTGCGCGTACAGGTACAGGTGTTCTGGCTGCCAGATCAATCCGAACCAGATGAGCATTCCTACTGCTGGGCCTATCGTATCCGTATTGGCAATGATGGTACCCAGCCTGTGCAACTTCTGGAACGTACATGGCACATTACGGATACAGCCGGGCACACAGAATATGTGCACGGTTCTGGCGTAGTGGGAGAACTGCCGGTTATTCAGCCCGGTGCGCTTTATGAATATACCTCCGGGGCATCCCTTACCACGCCGGGCGGATTTATGAGCGGACACTACCTGATGCAGGATAAAAGCAGCGGCAGACGGTTTGATGTCAGCATTCCTGCTTTTAGCTTGGACAGTCCTTTTCTGCTCCGCCAGATTCACTAA
- the folE gene encoding GTP cyclohydrolase I FolE, which translates to MSVPPSDTSKRPTQAEAEQAVRTLLRWAGDNPDREGLHDTPARVARAYTEFFCGYEIDPAALLRRTFSEVEGYDEIVLLRDIRFESHCEHHLAPIIGRAHVAYLPRQRVVGISKLARVVDAYAKRLQIQERLTAQIANTINDELEPHGVAVIIESAHECMTTRGVHKPGVSMVTSTMLGVFRENSDTRRELMAMLNRPAVCEY; encoded by the coding sequence ATGAGCGTGCCTCCGTCTGATACATCTAAGCGCCCAACACAAGCAGAAGCAGAACAGGCTGTACGCACCCTGTTGCGCTGGGCTGGCGATAATCCGGATCGTGAAGGCCTGCACGATACCCCCGCCCGTGTTGCCCGCGCTTACACCGAATTTTTCTGCGGGTATGAAATTGACCCCGCAGCCCTGTTACGCCGCACCTTTTCCGAAGTGGAAGGGTATGATGAAATTGTGCTGCTGCGTGATATTCGCTTTGAAAGCCACTGCGAGCATCATTTAGCCCCCATTATTGGGCGGGCACATGTTGCCTATCTGCCGCGCCAGCGCGTTGTAGGTATTTCCAAACTGGCACGCGTGGTGGATGCCTATGCCAAGCGTCTGCAAATTCAGGAACGGCTCACGGCACAGATCGCCAATACCATCAATGATGAATTGGAACCGCACGGGGTTGCCGTTATTATTGAATCTGCCCACGAATGCATGACAACACGCGGTGTGCATAAACCCGGTGTTTCCATGGTAACCAGTACTATGCTGGGCGTTTTTCGGGAAAATTCAGACACACGGCGTGAACTCATGGCAATGCTGAACCGCCCAGCCGTCTGCGAATACTAA
- a CDS encoding DJ-1/PfpI family protein yields the protein MTDDVKLLMLAGDYVEDYEIMVPYQALLMVGYKVDVVCPGKKAGDKVLTAIHDFEGAQTYSEKPGHAFVLNADFDAIDTDEYLGLIIPGGRAPEYLRLNARVLEIVKAFSDRPIAAICHGAQLLAAAGIIKGREVSAYPACRPDVELAGGTYADIPVTEAVTDGELVTAPAWPAHPAWLAQFLKVLGANVSI from the coding sequence ATGACTGATGATGTCAAACTGCTGATGCTGGCAGGTGATTACGTAGAAGACTATGAAATTATGGTGCCTTATCAGGCCCTGCTGATGGTGGGGTATAAGGTGGACGTGGTCTGCCCCGGCAAAAAAGCGGGCGATAAGGTGCTGACGGCCATTCATGATTTTGAAGGTGCGCAGACATATAGCGAAAAGCCCGGCCATGCTTTTGTGCTCAATGCAGACTTTGATGCCATTGATACGGATGAATATCTGGGGCTGATTATTCCTGGTGGGCGTGCGCCTGAATATCTGCGTCTGAATGCGCGGGTATTGGAAATTGTAAAAGCGTTTTCCGATAGGCCTATTGCCGCAATTTGCCATGGGGCACAGCTTTTAGCCGCTGCGGGTATTATCAAGGGGCGTGAAGTTTCAGCTTACCCAGCCTGCCGCCCAGATGTGGAACTGGCTGGCGGCACTTACGCTGATATTCCGGTAACGGAAGCCGTAACGGATGGGGAGCTTGTAACAGCGCCCGCATGGCCCGCGCACCCAGCGTGGCTGGCTCAGTTTCTTAAGGTACTGGGTGCAAACGTAAGTATTTAA
- a CDS encoding AAA family ATPase — MILTDIQLECVRRFTSPVRLEGLGDGLNVLVAPNEAGKSTLLMALRAALTLRHGSKAQSVKDMQPYGGGAPHIGVGFEWSGQSCWLEKRFMKGAFARLNLGQERFDGDTAEERLNALLELEKNGKSEATGLWNALLVRQGESFAAPVLNNAGRSSIQNCLEQGIQEVTGIATAGAMLERVKARLGQLQTATTGKPTGRYKQLLEDQAKAAETLKSLHAKRAALEEDLVLLEQTRRMLREQENPERQKQEEQELHKLRAVRDRLRNLDAEEKAAQARKAAAVQQLQNIRDEEERRQEHRAECARLEQLISDSKQDLAELAEHEKVANLRYQAAQAECLKAVQRHQVRRAVLHHGMQQREVLHMEAALLRQRENLKHVQETFVQIEQAQAVFDALPMDEAKIQRVRKAAQKVATLEQQLQAQATVLEMDLLPQASQHVLLNGQVCASGKSLLHAPAELQIEGIGRFIITPSVGGNTVELQQALQTAQAALADILQQAGCQNAEEAEQHYEKRCLAERQFKEAKAVFAATVPNKKSASPDQVLLELRQVLAREEAACTQKKQALAQNLASQIGSAEECDLNCQPDEAVQQEQDAAVAVDQAREKERDAQQVLITAKTALDKASAAQQQQVSGLARVQRELALWQEREPDAALVQRKQACQQEQQAAQAALEHCEQARQKEQPLSLVESGIQRREQAQKTDGETIARLREDIRERETRVRGAEGEGLDERIAEADRHQQRLNMEEAACTRDRSALVLLDQVLSKAEQEQTARYMGPLVKTMQPAFSALFPGAALEMNADFGVAALSRTQREDVADLSDGTREQIAVLVRLGFAEMLHARGVPAILVLDDALSFADSMRLERLFDVLAEAAKRFQILILTCHAELFAPLRGRMLSLRPQESFTSPR, encoded by the coding sequence ATGATTCTAACAGATATCCAGCTTGAATGTGTGCGTCGGTTTACATCACCAGTGCGTCTGGAAGGGTTGGGCGATGGGCTGAATGTGCTGGTCGCCCCGAATGAGGCCGGTAAATCTACATTGTTGATGGCTCTACGGGCAGCACTAACCCTACGCCATGGTTCCAAAGCCCAATCTGTAAAAGACATGCAGCCCTATGGCGGCGGTGCGCCCCATATTGGCGTCGGGTTTGAATGGAGTGGTCAGTCCTGCTGGTTGGAAAAACGCTTCATGAAGGGCGCGTTTGCGCGTCTTAATCTGGGGCAGGAGCGTTTTGATGGGGATACAGCAGAAGAACGCCTGAATGCTCTGCTGGAGTTGGAGAAAAACGGCAAAAGCGAAGCAACAGGTTTGTGGAATGCTCTTTTAGTACGCCAAGGGGAAAGTTTTGCTGCACCCGTTCTGAACAATGCAGGCCGCTCCAGTATTCAGAACTGTTTGGAACAAGGTATTCAGGAAGTTACCGGTATTGCTACAGCGGGGGCTATGCTGGAGCGTGTAAAGGCCCGGTTGGGGCAGTTACAAACCGCCACTACAGGAAAACCCACAGGGCGTTATAAGCAGCTTCTGGAAGATCAGGCCAAAGCAGCAGAAACGTTGAAAAGCCTGCATGCCAAGCGTGCTGCGCTGGAAGAAGATCTGGTTTTACTAGAACAAACACGCCGTATGTTACGTGAGCAGGAAAACCCAGAACGGCAAAAACAGGAAGAACAAGAACTACATAAACTGCGGGCCGTACGAGACCGCCTGCGAAACTTGGACGCAGAGGAAAAAGCCGCGCAGGCCAGAAAAGCCGCAGCAGTGCAGCAGTTGCAGAATATTCGAGATGAAGAGGAACGGCGGCAAGAGCACCGGGCCGAATGCGCGCGGTTAGAGCAACTCATTTCGGACAGTAAACAAGATCTTGCAGAACTGGCAGAACACGAAAAAGTTGCCAATTTGCGGTATCAGGCTGCTCAGGCTGAATGCCTTAAGGCAGTACAGCGCCATCAGGTGCGGCGTGCTGTTTTGCATCATGGCATGCAGCAGCGCGAAGTGCTGCACATGGAAGCAGCACTTTTGCGCCAGCGTGAAAACCTAAAGCATGTGCAGGAAACTTTTGTCCAAATAGAACAGGCGCAGGCCGTTTTTGATGCGTTGCCTATGGACGAAGCCAAAATCCAGCGCGTGCGTAAAGCCGCCCAGAAAGTGGCAACGCTGGAACAACAGTTGCAAGCGCAAGCCACTGTGCTGGAAATGGATTTGCTGCCGCAAGCTTCCCAACATGTTCTGTTAAATGGTCAAGTCTGCGCATCTGGTAAAAGCCTGCTGCATGCTCCTGCTGAACTTCAGATTGAAGGTATTGGCCGGTTTATTATTACCCCTTCGGTTGGGGGAAATACGGTTGAATTGCAGCAGGCTCTTCAGACAGCCCAAGCAGCATTAGCAGATATTTTGCAACAGGCTGGTTGCCAAAATGCAGAAGAAGCCGAGCAACATTACGAAAAGCGCTGCTTGGCGGAACGTCAGTTTAAGGAAGCTAAGGCCGTTTTTGCTGCTACAGTGCCCAATAAAAAGAGCGCATCCCCTGATCAGGTTCTGTTGGAATTGCGGCAGGTTCTGGCTAGAGAAGAAGCAGCATGCACACAGAAAAAACAGGCCTTGGCGCAAAATCTGGCCAGCCAGATCGGAAGTGCTGAGGAATGTGATCTTAATTGTCAGCCAGATGAAGCCGTGCAGCAGGAGCAGGATGCAGCCGTAGCGGTAGATCAAGCGCGAGAAAAAGAGCGTGATGCGCAACAGGTGTTGATAACAGCCAAAACGGCGTTGGATAAAGCCAGTGCGGCACAACAGCAGCAGGTATCCGGGCTAGCCCGTGTGCAGCGTGAACTGGCGCTCTGGCAGGAGCGTGAGCCCGATGCAGCATTAGTCCAACGCAAGCAGGCCTGCCAGCAGGAGCAGCAAGCAGCACAAGCCGCCTTGGAGCATTGTGAGCAGGCACGCCAGAAAGAACAGCCTCTTAGCCTAGTGGAAAGTGGTATTCAACGGCGTGAACAGGCCCAGAAAACGGATGGCGAAACCATAGCCCGGCTGCGTGAAGATATACGTGAACGCGAAACCCGTGTGCGTGGCGCGGAAGGTGAAGGGCTGGATGAGCGCATAGCAGAGGCAGACCGGCACCAGCAGCGCTTGAATATGGAAGAGGCCGCCTGCACGCGAGATAGATCTGCCCTTGTTTTGCTGGATCAGGTTTTAAGCAAGGCGGAGCAGGAGCAAACAGCACGCTATATGGGGCCGCTGGTGAAAACCATGCAGCCTGCATTTTCAGCTCTGTTTCCTGGCGCTGCACTGGAAATGAATGCAGATTTTGGAGTAGCTGCCCTTTCGCGCACTCAGCGGGAAGATGTGGCAGATCTTTCTGATGGCACGCGCGAGCAGATAGCTGTTCTGGTGCGTTTGGGGTTTGCTGAAATGCTGCATGCACGCGGTGTTCCAGCTATTTTGGTGCTGGATGATGCGCTGAGTTTTGCAGATTCAATGCGGCTGGAACGTTTGTTTGATGTGCTGGCAGAAGCCGCAAAGCGCTTTCAGATTCTTATTCTCACATGCCATGCGGAACTGTTCGCGCCATTGCGGGGCAGGATGTTAAGCCTGCGCCCGCAAGAAAGTTTTACATCACCACGTTGA
- a CDS encoding metallophosphoesterase family protein, which produces MKFIHTSDWQIGKTFSFADDDTLGALQAARVDVVRTIGALARQEGVTCVLVAGDIYEHETPERRTLHQPMERMRQFPDVQWHLIPGNHDADTAEGVWARLRREDAVPDNVHLHTCPQAVEIDKTYNAWLLPAVLKRRHTLSDLTDYMNDAATPPEALRIGLAHGSVVGFSNGQEAEHNPIALDRAKQAGLAYLGLGDWHGFCQIDAHTCYSGTPETDRFVTGGAGGGETLVVSVDGPCAQPVISRHRTGKYLWRKLEDIVLTNGEDIEALEARVRSINPDNPSVVMAWLEVSGLLGVDDLRKYESVILSRLQSAVACLRITGAPQLVAGAQDMERLEASATVKVAAQELLQMVERGGEEGAVAREALQRLFLFWHEVEGAAA; this is translated from the coding sequence ATGAAATTTATCCACACATCAGATTGGCAGATCGGCAAGACATTTAGTTTTGCAGATGATGATACACTGGGTGCGTTACAGGCCGCGCGTGTAGATGTTGTGCGCACGATTGGCGCTTTGGCGCGGCAGGAAGGGGTGACCTGCGTATTGGTGGCGGGCGATATTTATGAGCACGAAACACCAGAAAGACGCACATTGCATCAACCCATGGAGCGGATGCGGCAGTTTCCCGATGTGCAGTGGCATCTTATTCCCGGTAACCATGATGCGGATACGGCAGAGGGTGTGTGGGCACGTTTAAGGCGTGAAGATGCGGTGCCAGACAATGTGCATCTGCATACATGCCCACAAGCGGTGGAAATAGATAAAACATATAATGCGTGGTTGCTGCCTGCTGTGCTCAAGCGGCGGCATACGCTTTCTGATCTCACCGATTATATGAATGATGCGGCCACCCCGCCAGAAGCCTTGCGCATTGGATTGGCGCATGGATCTGTTGTCGGGTTTAGTAATGGACAGGAAGCCGAGCATAACCCTATTGCGCTGGATCGGGCAAAGCAGGCTGGGCTTGCCTATCTGGGGTTGGGAGATTGGCACGGCTTTTGCCAGATTGATGCGCACACCTGTTATTCTGGCACCCCGGAAACAGACCGTTTTGTAACAGGTGGCGCAGGCGGCGGAGAAACGCTGGTTGTGTCAGTAGATGGTCCATGTGCTCAACCTGTTATTTCTCGGCATCGAACGGGTAAGTATCTCTGGCGCAAACTGGAAGATATTGTGCTGACCAATGGTGAAGATATTGAAGCATTGGAAGCCCGTGTAAGAAGTATAAATCCGGATAATCCTAGTGTTGTTATGGCATGGCTGGAAGTTTCTGGCCTGCTGGGTGTGGATGATTTGCGTAAATACGAAAGTGTTATTCTCTCGCGCTTACAAAGTGCGGTGGCGTGTTTACGTATAACCGGCGCTCCCCAACTGGTTGCAGGCGCACAGGATATGGAGCGGCTTGAAGCCTCAGCAACGGTAAAGGTGGCTGCCCAAGAACTGCTACAAATGGTTGAGCGGGGGGGGGAGGAAGGTGCCGTGGCAAGGGAGGCCCTGCAAAGGCTGTTCCTGTTCTGGCACGAAGTAGAAGGTGCCGCAGCATGA
- a CDS encoding mannose-1-phosphate guanylyltransferase/mannose-6-phosphate isomerase: protein MDEYFKNLMDLCMSAKKETATSVHVANGQEVVPVILSGGSGSRLWPVSRGSYPKQFWPLLTEKTLLQETALRGVAAKLCGPVVICNAEHRFIIAEQLRDVGVQDARIVLEPVGRNSAPAIAAAAFLAAEKDPNAVLWVMAADAAITDTQCLYKALESAVQAAQAGYVVTFGMKPSRPETGYGYIEEGAPLSGLSGVCRVARFVEKPDAQTAHHFLESGKYLWNSGMFVARACTFLHELQKYEPELYECVRQAVEKRQTDMDFERLDVESFKKSPDISVDYAVAERTDKAAVVPADFGWSDIGSWDSLWELSTKDKNANAVYGNVMLEDVHDSYIRTDGTLTVALGVENLTIVVTQDAVMVARKDRAQDVKNIVERLKSEGRTEATHHARTYRPWGFYEGLTQGDRFQVKRIVVNPAQKLSLQKHFHRSEHWVVVEGTALVTRGDEEILVRENESVYLPLGMLHRLENPGRIPLTLIEVQSGPYLGEDDIVRVQDLYSRE, encoded by the coding sequence TTGGACGAATATTTCAAAAATCTGATGGATTTATGCATGTCCGCTAAGAAAGAAACAGCCACTTCTGTGCATGTAGCCAATGGGCAGGAGGTTGTGCCTGTTATTCTTTCTGGTGGTTCAGGCAGCCGTCTGTGGCCAGTTTCTCGCGGAAGTTATCCCAAACAGTTTTGGCCATTGCTGACAGAAAAAACCTTGTTACAGGAAACAGCTCTGCGTGGCGTAGCCGCCAAATTGTGCGGGCCGGTTGTGATCTGCAATGCCGAGCACCGTTTTATTATAGCAGAACAACTGCGGGATGTGGGCGTGCAAGATGCTCGTATTGTGCTAGAACCTGTTGGCCGTAATTCTGCCCCAGCCATTGCGGCGGCTGCTTTTTTGGCAGCGGAAAAAGACCCGAATGCCGTGTTGTGGGTTATGGCGGCAGATGCCGCTATAACGGATACGCAGTGTTTGTATAAGGCGCTGGAAAGTGCTGTTCAGGCAGCCCAAGCCGGATATGTCGTCACGTTTGGCATGAAGCCCTCCCGTCCGGAAACAGGGTATGGATATATAGAGGAAGGAGCGCCTCTTTCCGGCCTTTCTGGCGTGTGCCGTGTAGCTCGGTTTGTTGAAAAGCCGGATGCGCAAACAGCGCACCATTTTTTAGAGAGTGGCAAGTATTTGTGGAATTCGGGCATGTTTGTTGCCCGTGCGTGCACGTTTTTGCATGAGCTTCAAAAATACGAACCCGAATTATACGAATGCGTGCGCCAAGCTGTAGAAAAACGCCAGACAGATATGGATTTTGAACGTCTGGACGTGGAAAGTTTTAAAAAATCTCCTGATATTTCAGTGGATTATGCAGTTGCGGAACGCACGGATAAAGCGGCTGTGGTGCCCGCCGATTTTGGGTGGTCCGATATCGGAAGCTGGGATTCCCTGTGGGAACTCAGCACGAAAGACAAAAACGCCAACGCAGTTTATGGCAATGTGATGCTGGAGGATGTGCATGATTCCTACATCCGTACAGATGGCACCCTAACCGTTGCGCTTGGTGTTGAAAATCTGACCATTGTGGTAACGCAGGATGCCGTTATGGTTGCCCGGAAGGATCGGGCGCAGGATGTTAAAAACATTGTTGAGCGTCTGAAATCAGAAGGCCGCACAGAGGCAACGCACCATGCGCGCACATATAGGCCGTGGGGGTTTTACGAGGGTCTTACCCAAGGGGATCGTTTTCAGGTTAAGCGTATTGTGGTGAACCCGGCGCAGAAACTTTCCTTGCAAAAGCATTTCCATCGCTCGGAGCACTGGGTGGTGGTGGAAGGCACAGCTCTTGTAACCCGAGGAGATGAGGAAATTCTCGTACGGGAAAATGAAAGCGTTTACTTGCCGCTGGGTATGTTGCACCGCCTTGAAAACCCCGGCCGTATCCCCCTTACGCTGATAGAAGTGCAGTCTGGCCCCTATCTGGGGGAGGACGATATTGTGCGTGTGCAGGATTTGTATAGCCGGGAGTAG
- a CDS encoding carbohydrate porin — protein sequence MIKRLHLHFPFRALWLTCLLILSFFVVLPAHAQLLTGGNSAVGLWPSLQVDNEADQVEDPGPLFSAPYGKDHFFGNWWGAQPWLLNHGIHILADVHEELAGNFRGGRRKGVDNAGQVGVELDVDWGKLTNADIMKGFWTHMMVVNGHGRNLSTDYIGDSLGGVQQIYGARGNVVAHLVYLYGEHAFLHNHIDISAGWIPVGSFFAASPLFCMYMNVAMCGNPAPTKYTEGARDWPSGNLGFVARVMPTKQTYIMAGLFAVSPHAYNGGISGWAWAQDGLGKFSSPVEIGWLPSFGRNHLVGHYKAGFGYDNSKYKNLLNDVNGNAWVQTGAQPQYEAGRASAWFMADQMLMRNGDGPTNGLIALAGWMWSDGKTTAMSHHVWAGMTETGAAWGRPNDSVGAMFQWMTMSRASVLQQEAALAAGVPFPDNQWGKVWGIQTHENIYEVFYNAHVANGMSLQPDFQYINRPGGSTVFHDAAVMALQFNVVM from the coding sequence ATGATTAAACGCCTTCACCTCCATTTTCCTTTTCGCGCTTTATGGCTGACCTGCCTGCTTATTCTGTCTTTTTTTGTTGTTTTACCTGCGCATGCACAGTTGCTGACAGGTGGAAACAGCGCCGTGGGCCTTTGGCCCAGCTTGCAGGTAGATAACGAAGCCGATCAGGTAGAAGATCCCGGCCCGCTTTTTTCTGCACCCTATGGCAAGGATCATTTTTTTGGAAACTGGTGGGGCGCGCAGCCTTGGCTGCTCAACCACGGCATTCATATTCTGGCAGATGTGCATGAAGAACTTGCAGGCAACTTTAGGGGCGGCCGCAGAAAAGGTGTGGATAATGCCGGACAGGTGGGTGTGGAGCTTGATGTAGACTGGGGCAAACTCACCAATGCCGACATCATGAAAGGGTTCTGGACCCACATGATGGTGGTAAACGGGCATGGCCGTAACCTGAGCACAGATTACATTGGGGATTCACTCGGCGGCGTGCAGCAGATTTATGGTGCACGTGGTAACGTGGTGGCCCATCTTGTTTACCTGTATGGTGAACATGCTTTTCTGCACAACCATATCGATATCAGCGCTGGCTGGATTCCGGTTGGCAGCTTTTTTGCCGCCTCCCCGCTGTTTTGTATGTACATGAACGTTGCCATGTGCGGGAACCCAGCCCCCACCAAATACACAGAAGGCGCACGAGACTGGCCGTCTGGTAACCTCGGCTTTGTTGCGCGCGTTATGCCCACAAAACAAACCTATATTATGGCAGGCCTGTTTGCTGTTTCCCCCCATGCTTATAACGGCGGCATTTCTGGCTGGGCTTGGGCGCAGGATGGGTTGGGCAAGTTTTCCTCCCCAGTTGAAATTGGCTGGCTGCCTTCTTTCGGGCGCAACCATCTGGTGGGCCACTATAAGGCTGGGTTTGGCTACGATAACTCCAAATACAAAAATCTGCTGAATGACGTAAACGGCAATGCATGGGTGCAAACCGGCGCACAACCGCAATACGAGGCAGGCCGCGCAAGTGCATGGTTTATGGCTGACCAGATGCTGATGCGGAATGGTGATGGCCCAACCAATGGCCTAATCGCACTGGCCGGTTGGATGTGGTCTGATGGTAAAACCACAGCCATGTCTCACCACGTATGGGCCGGTATGACAGAAACTGGCGCAGCATGGGGCCGCCCCAATGATAGCGTTGGCGCCATGTTCCAGTGGATGACTATGAGCCGCGCCTCTGTTCTGCAACAGGAAGCTGCATTAGCTGCTGGCGTGCCCTTCCCCGATAACCAGTGGGGCAAGGTGTGGGGTATTCAAACCCACGAAAACATCTACGAAGTGTTTTATAACGCACACGTTGCCAATGGCATGTCTTTGCAGCCGGACTTCCAGTATATCAACCGCCCCGGTGGTTCCACCGTGTTCCATGATGCTGCCGTTATGGCCCTTCAGTTCAACGTGGTGATGTAA
- the moaB gene encoding molybdenum cofactor biosynthesis protein B, with translation MDFLYKNRPLLRPYGAVLHQNYGDKILSMSKIDTNLPFLPVRIAVLTVSDSRTLETDTSGAALVARLEGAGHVLADRAIISDDADKIATQLRKWIADPQVDVVITNGGTGVTGRDVTPEAFESVLEKRIEGFGELFRMLSYRKIGTSTIQSRALAGVAGGTYLFALPGSTGAVKDGWDDILVFQLDSRHRPCNFVELMPRLREGLKGNGHHD, from the coding sequence ATGGATTTTTTATATAAAAATAGGCCATTATTACGGCCATATGGTGCAGTTCTGCATCAGAATTATGGAGATAAGATTCTCTCAATGTCTAAAATCGATACCAACCTGCCGTTTCTTCCTGTTCGTATTGCAGTGCTTACCGTTTCGGATTCGCGCACGCTAGAAACAGATACCTCTGGGGCAGCGCTTGTTGCGCGGCTTGAAGGTGCGGGCCATGTGCTGGCTGATCGGGCCATTATCTCGGACGATGCAGACAAGATAGCCACACAACTGCGCAAATGGATTGCTGATCCGCAGGTGGATGTTGTTATTACAAATGGCGGCACAGGCGTAACTGGCCGTGATGTGACACCAGAGGCTTTTGAAAGCGTGTTGGAAAAACGCATTGAAGGCTTTGGCGAGCTGTTCCGTATGCTGTCTTATCGCAAGATCGGTACATCCACCATTCAGTCTCGTGCGTTGGCTGGTGTGGCTGGTGGCACGTATCTGTTTGCGCTGCCAGGTTCTACGGGGGCTGTGAAGGATGGGTGGGATGACATTCTGGTTTTCCAGCTTGATAGCCGCCACCGCCCTTGTAACTTTGTGGAGTTGATGCCGCGTTTGCGCGAAGGCTTGAAAGGGAACGGTCATCATGACTGA
- the metZ gene encoding O-succinylhomoserine sulfhydrylase, which translates to MSDNKIAFSEAWRPATRQLHAGVERTEYGETSEAVFLTSGFVYDNAEQAARTFRGEEDHYQYSRFGNPTVAALERRLADLEGAEACVATATGMGAVSSALLSHVKAGDRVVASRALFGSCHWIVANLLPRYGVETVFVDGCNLDEWAKALSKPTAAVLLESPSNPMLDILDIQAISDLAHKAGAIVVVDNVFASPVFQKPLQLGADVVVYSCTKHIDGQGRVLGGAVLGRKDWITETLQPFTRNTGNALSPFNAWVMLKGLETLSLRVNAMAANAAAVADYLASAPGIVSVRYPGRADHPQYELAKRQMSGSGSLIAFEVKGGQKGAFAFMDALKLIAISNNLGDARSLVTHPATTTHSKVGAEDRAVLGITDGAIRFSVGLEDSADLIDDLARGVAALQAL; encoded by the coding sequence ATGAGTGACAACAAGATTGCATTTTCTGAAGCGTGGCGCCCCGCAACCCGTCAGCTCCATGCTGGTGTGGAACGCACGGAATATGGTGAAACCAGTGAAGCCGTGTTTCTGACCTCCGGCTTTGTTTACGATAATGCCGAACAAGCTGCCCGCACCTTCCGTGGTGAGGAAGACCACTATCAGTATAGCCGCTTTGGCAACCCTACAGTTGCAGCTTTGGAACGCCGGCTGGCAGATCTGGAAGGCGCAGAAGCCTGCGTAGCAACGGCTACTGGCATGGGTGCTGTATCCTCCGCCCTGCTAAGCCACGTTAAAGCCGGGGACCGAGTGGTAGCTTCTCGCGCACTGTTTGGCTCCTGCCACTGGATTGTTGCCAACCTTCTGCCCCGTTATGGCGTAGAAACCGTTTTTGTAGATGGCTGTAATCTGGACGAATGGGCAAAGGCACTTTCCAAGCCCACCGCCGCCGTACTGCTGGAAAGCCCATCCAACCCCATGCTTGATATTCTGGATATCCAAGCCATTTCAGATCTCGCCCACAAGGCAGGCGCGATTGTGGTGGTGGATAACGTGTTTGCTTCCCCTGTTTTCCAAAAGCCTCTCCAGTTGGGCGCGGATGTTGTTGTCTATTCCTGCACCAAGCATATTGATGGCCAAGGCCGCGTGCTCGGCGGTGCCGTGCTTGGCCGGAAAGACTGGATTACAGAAACACTTCAGCCTTTTACCCGTAATACGGGCAACGCGCTTTCTCCTTTCAACGCATGGGTCATGCTCAAGGGGCTGGAAACACTTTCCCTGCGCGTCAACGCCATGGCAGCCAATGCCGCAGCCGTTGCTGATTATCTGGCATCTGCCCCCGGTATTGTAAGCGTGCGCTATCCGGGCCGGGCCGATCATCCGCAGTATGAACTGGCTAAACGCCAGATGAGCGGCAGCGGAAGCCTGATTGCCTTTGAAGTAAAGGGCGGCCAGAAAGGCGCGTTTGCGTTCATGGATGCCTTGAAGCTGATTGCCATTTCCAACAATCTTGGAGATGCACGCTCTCTGGTCACACACCCTGCCACAACCACACATTCCAAAGTGGGTGCAGAAGACCGCGCAGTGTTGGGCATTACGGATGGCGCCATTCGCTTTTCCGTTGGGCTGGAAGACAGCGCAGATCTGATAGATGATCTCGCCCGCGGTGTTGCTGCCCTTCAGGCTCTTTAA